In a single window of the bacterium genome:
- the lpxK gene encoding tetraacyldisaccharide 4'-kinase — MFKRLILEPQDGRHTSIHFFLLLLSWIYGLGVFLRSFMYDKGVFKTHRLYSKALSEIRIIRHPPSAMGCPKVISIGNITVGGTGKTPAVIAIARELVKRGIRVTVLSRGYGGSYEHRAGIVSDSKHLRLNPDESGDEPYLLARKLPGVPVIVGRDRIKTGRLAMANFGSQIIILDDAFSHRRIHRDLDIVLINSLNPFGNGRLLPRGILRESLRSLRRADYFILTRADQIADGGWGTKIDTPASKPELINILFRLNPAAPILEAIHRPIDLLDLSGKSHALEMIKGTKILALSSIAAPEHFEAALSKLGASEVSIIRFPDHHPYQEPDIRRLISIFREKKAEAIITTEKDGIRLEGKIKPAEWPFFLMRIEFEIISDPDFISSLCLFGELGEGQDPA, encoded by the coding sequence ATGTTTAAAAGATTAATACTTGAACCTCAGGATGGGAGGCATACTTCCATCCATTTTTTTCTTCTGTTATTGTCCTGGATATATGGGCTGGGTGTCTTTCTCAGGTCATTTATGTATGATAAAGGCGTCTTTAAGACCCATCGGCTATATTCTAAGGCCCTCTCCGAAATCCGAATAATTCGCCATCCGCCGTCCGCCATGGGATGTCCTAAGGTGATCAGTATAGGTAATATCACCGTGGGTGGCACAGGTAAGACCCCGGCCGTGATAGCCATTGCCAGGGAATTGGTCAAAAGAGGCATTCGAGTAACTGTTCTTTCCAGGGGATACGGTGGCAGTTATGAGCATCGAGCCGGCATTGTTTCTGATAGTAAGCATCTCCGGTTGAACCCTGATGAGAGCGGTGATGAACCTTACTTGTTGGCCAGGAAGCTTCCGGGTGTGCCTGTTATAGTTGGCCGTGATCGAATTAAAACCGGTCGTCTGGCTATGGCCAACTTTGGCTCCCAAATCATCATTCTTGATGACGCCTTTTCTCACCGCCGGATTCATCGCGACTTAGACATAGTCCTCATAAATAGTCTAAATCCGTTTGGAAACGGACGTCTCCTTCCCAGGGGTATCCTTCGTGAAAGCTTGCGATCACTTAGACGGGCTGATTATTTTATCCTGACGAGGGCTGATCAGATAGCGGATGGGGGATGGGGGACTAAGATTGATACCCCGGCAAGTAAGCCAGAGCTTATTAATATCTTATTTCGACTCAATCCAGCGGCGCCTATCCTGGAGGCCATTCACCGTCCCATCGATTTATTGGATCTGAGTGGTAAAAGTCATGCCCTGGAAATGATTAAAGGCACAAAGATTCTGGCCCTCTCAAGTATTGCCGCTCCTGAGCACTTTGAAGCTGCTTTAAGTAAGTTGGGAGCCAGCGAGGTGTCCATAATTCGATTTCCTGACCATCACCCTTACCAGGAGCCGGATATAAGACGGCTTATCTCTATTTTTCGAGAGAAAAAAGCAGAGGCCATCATCACTACTGAGAAGGATGGCATACGTTTAGAGGGGAAGATTAAACCGGCCGAATGGCCATTTTTTCTAATGCGGATAGAGTTTGAAATCATTTCTGATCCTGATTTTATTTCTTCCCTCTGCCTCTTTGGGGAGTTAGGGGAGGGGCAAGATCCCGCTTGA